The following proteins are encoded in a genomic region of Brachypodium distachyon strain Bd21 chromosome 1, Brachypodium_distachyon_v3.0, whole genome shotgun sequence:
- the LOC100823041 gene encoding protein disulfide isomerase-like 1-5, whose amino-acid sequence MRAWRRLAVVALLAALLAVSSAAARLDLGEDDDSEVLEALLAVDEEEEDEAPEGAKRAGGAEAVRRTQSMVLVLDNENARRAVEEHAELLLLGYAPWCERSAQLMPRFAEAAAALRAMGSAVAFAKLDGERYPKAAADVGVSGFPTVLLFVNGTEHAYTGLHTKDALVTWVRKKTGAPVIRLQSRDSAEEFLKKDQTFAIGLFKNYEGADHEEFVKAATTENEVQFVETNDRNVAKILFPGIASEEQFLGLVKSEPEKFEKFDGAFEENAILQFVELNKFPLITVFTDLNSGKVYGSPIKLQVFTFAEAYDFEDLESLLQEVARGFKTKIMFIYVDTAEEKLAKPFLTLYGLEGDKPTVTAFDTSKGSKYLMEADINAKNLKEFCSGLLDGTLPPYFRSEPVPQEKGLIGKVVGRTFDSSVLESPHNVFLEAHAPWCVDCEAISKNVEKLAKHFSGLDNLKFARIDASVNEHPKLQVNDYPTLLLYPAEDKSNPIKVSKKLSLKDMAKFIKVKLHISDVDIKEKEPASDVEAVAATDSVKDEL is encoded by the exons ATGAGGGCGTGGCGGCGTCTCGCGGTTGTggcgctcctcgccgccctgCTCGCGgtctcgtcggcggcggcgaggctcgATCTGGGCGAAGACGACGACTCGGAGGTGCTGGAGGCGCTGCTGGccgtggacgaggaggaggaggacgaggcgcCGGAGGGGGCCAAGCGGGCCGGgggcgcggaggcggtgcgGCGGACGCAGTCGATGGTGCTGGTCCTCGACAACGAAAACGCGCGGCGCGCCGTGGAGGAGCACGcggagctgctgctcctgggCTACGCGCCGTGGTGCGAGCGCAGCGCGCAGCTCATGCCGCGGTtcgccgaggccgccgcggcgctgcgcgccatggggagcgccGTCGCGTTCGCCAAGCTCGACGGGGAGCGGTAccccaaggccgccgccgacgtcggGGTCAGCGGATTCCCCACCGTGCTCCTCTTTGTCAATGGCACCGAGCACGCCTACACTGGCCTCCACACCAA GGACGCACTAGTTACTTGGGTAAGAAAGAAGACCGGTGCGCCAGTCATAAGGCTTCAGTCAAGAGATTCGGCTGAAGAATTTCTGAAAAAGGACCAGACGTTTGCTATTGGCCTATTCAAGAATTACGAG GGAGCTGACCACGAAGAATTTGTGAAGGCAGCGACCACTGAAAATGAAGTGCAATTCGTAGAAACCAATGATAGGAATGTGGCAAAGATTCTTTTTCCAGGTATTGCATCTGAAGAGCAATTCCTGGGCCTTGTTAAAAGCGAACCAGAAAAGTTTGAAAAGTTCG ATGGAGCGTTTGAGGAAAATGCAATATTGCAGTTTGTGGAGCTTAACAAGTTTCCACTAATTACTGTATTCACTGATCTAAACTCTGGTAAAGTCTATGGAAGTCCAATTAAGCTGCAG GTCTTCACCTTTGCAGAGGCTTATGATTTCGAAGATCTTGAATCTCTTCTTCAAGAGGTCGCCAGAGGATTTAAGACAAAG ATAATGTTTATATATGTGGACACCGCTGAAGAAAAGCTTGCAAAGCCATTCCTGACTCTCTATGGCCTTGAAGGAGATAAACCTACT GTTACCGCATTTGATACTAGCAAAGGTTCCAAATATTTGATGGAGGCAGATATTAACGCGAAGAACTTAAAG GAGTTCTGCTCAGGCCTTTTGGACGGTACACTCCCTCCATACTTCCGTTCAGAACCAGTACCGCAAGAA AAGGGACTCATTGGAAAGGTTGTTGGACGGACATTTGATTCTTCCGTCCTGGAAAGTCCTCACAATGTCTTCCTTGAG GCTCATGCACCATGGTGTGTTGATTGTGAAGCGATAAGTAAAAACGTCGAGAAGCTGGCCAAGCATTTCAGTGGTTTGGACAATCTTAAATTTGCACGCATAGATGCTTCTGTGAATGAGCATCCCAAATTGCAG GTAAATGACTACCCCACACTCTTGCTTTATCCTGCTGAAGACAAGAGCAACCCG ATCAAAGTTTCAAAGAAATTAAGCCTAAAAGACATGGCGAAATTCATCAAGGTGAAGCTTCATATTTCTGATGTTGACATTAAGGAGAAGGAGCCAGCTTCGGATGTCGAAGCAGTAGCAGCCACTGATAGTGTGAAGGATGAACTATAG
- the LOC100823357 gene encoding uncharacterized protein LOC100823357, which translates to MMQAKSESDATSMAASSPPRSPKRASYFVQSPSSHGAGGSSSAAGGYKSRSPSVQATPVSNNSPANSPLRPSYASRHSRGPAITRFSSKLRPAGSGVRTSWDRKAVNGKGWPECTVIEEEGSYHEFSSDSGLSRGLKIVLGFISLVLLFTTICLVIWGVSRRQEPDVVVKSLVMDNFYAGAGTDHSGVPTKLVTLNCSLNMVVSNPASIFGIHVTSGPVRLLYSEIAIGVGQVRKYYQQKNSHQAVSAVIHGEKVPLYGAGGAQSLSSKSGMVPLTLDFELTTRGYIIGAMVRVTHKLHVNCKIKIDPKKTRPIRLPKDACAVDRA; encoded by the exons ATGATGCAGGCCAAGTCGGAGTCGGACGCGACGAGCATGGCGGCGTCGTCCCCGCCGCGTTCCCCGAAGCGGGCCAGCTACTTCGTACAGAGCCCGTCGTcgcacggcgccggcggcagcagcagcgccgccggcgggtACAAGTCCCGTTCCCCGTCGGTGCAGGCCACCCCGGTGTCCAACAACAGCCCCGCCAACTCCCCCTTGCGCCCGTCCTACGCCAGCCGCCACTCCCGGGGCCCCGCCATCACCCGCTTCTCCAGCAAGCTCCGCCCCGCCGGCAGCGGTGTCCGCACCAGCTGGGACCGCAAGGCGGTCAATGGCAAAGGGTGGCCCGAATGCACCGTGATCGAGGAAGAGGGCTCCTACCATGAGTTCTCCAGCGACAGCGGCCTCTCCCGTGGGCTCAAGATCGTGCTGGGCTTCATCAGCCTCGTCCTGCTGTTCACCACCATCTGCCTTGTCATCTGGGGCGTGTCGCGCCGTCAGGAGCCAGATGTCGTCGTCAAG AGCTTGGTCATGGATAACTTCTATGCTGGTGCGGGCACAGACCATAGTGGGGTTCCAACCAAATTGGTGACACTGAACTGCTCCCTGAACATGGTTGTATCCAACCCTGCCTCAATCTTTGGAATACATGTCACCTCAGGCCCTGTTCGTCTGCTCTACTCAGAGATCGCAATCGGGGTTGGACAG GTTCGCAAGTACTACCAACAAAAGAACAGCCACCAAGCCGTGTCGGCGGTCATCCATGGCGAGAAGGTCCCCCTCTATGGTGCAGGAGGTGCGCAATCGCTGTCAAGCAAATCCGGGATGGTGCCATTGACGCTGGACTTTGAACTGACCACCCGGGGCTACATCATCGGCGCCATGGTGAGGGTGACCCACAAGCTGCATGTGAATTGCAAGATCAAAATCGACCCCAAGAAGACGAGGCCGATCAGGCTCCCCAAGGATGCCTGCGCCGTGGACAGAGCCTGA